Within the Micromonospora citrea genome, the region CATCCCGGGCCGCTCGATCGAGCTGAACGTGCCGGAGGACGTGCTCCAGGCCCGCCGGGTCGCCGAGGAGAAGCGCGACAAGCCGTACACGCCGGTGGACCGGCAGCGGCCGGTGTCGGCGGCGCTGCGCGCGTACGCCTCGATGGCAACCTCGGCCAGCGACGGCGCCTACCGCCGCGTGCCGGAGTAGCCGCCCGCGCTCCCCGCCGCGGTGGTGGCCGGGCCGGGCGGGGGGCGAAGGGGTCGTGCGGACGCTTTCGAGCTGAGTCGTTTGCGACATCAGGCGATGGCGGCTGGGCAGGCCGGGCCGGACGGGCCAGGCCGGACGGGCCAGACCGGACGGGCCAGACCGGACGGGCCAGACCGGACGGGCCAGACCGGCCAGGCCAGACCGGCCAGGCCAGACCGGGCCAGGTTTAGGCGGACCGACCAGGCGAGGTCAGGCCGGACGGACCAGGCCGGACGGACCAGGCCGGACCGGGCGGCGGGCGGCGGGCGGCGGGCGGCGGGCGGCGGGCGGCGGTGAATCGTCTACGACATCAGCTCGACAGCGCTCCCGCGCACCTGTCCGGGCAGAACCTGACCGTGGCGCTCGTGTCAGCGCCTTCGAACTCCGACTCCGCTCTGCCTCTGGTCCTTTGGCCGATAGTCAGAGACCGACGGAGCGCAACGCCCCGGCTCCCGCCAGCACCTCGCTGCGGGCGTGGCGGATGGCGGCCGGGGTGTCGGGGAAGACCAGCCCGTCGCGGCGCAGCTGGTCGGCGACGCCGAGGGCGGCCAGCACCTGGTCGTGGTCGGGGTCGATGCCGGAGAGCAGCACGGTGACGCCGCGTTCGGAGAGGCGGTGGATGACGTCGCCGAGCACCTGCGCGCCTGTGGCGTCGAGGGTGGTCACCCGGGACATCCGCAGGATGACCACGCGCACCTCGGCCACGTCGGAGAGGCGGAGCAGGAAGTTGTGCGCGGCCGCGAAGAAGAGCGGGCCGTCCAGCCGGTAGGCCACGATGTGGTCGGCGAGCAGGGCGTGTTCCTCGGCGCTGTGCTCGCCGGGGTCGAGCGGCACCTGCTCCACGCGCGCCGTGCGGGCCACGGCGCGCAGGGCGATCACGATGGCCACGCCCACGCCGACCGCCACGGCGGTGACCAGGTCCAGCGCCACCGTGACCGCGAAGGTGAGCACCAGCACGAGGGCGTCGCCCCGGGTGGCGCGGGCCAGCGCCCAGAGCGACCCTGCCTCGACCATCCGCACGGTGGTGGCCAGCAGGACGCCGGCGAGGGCGGCGAGCGGGATCCGGCCGACCAGCGGGGCGGCGGCCAGGACGATCCCGGCGAGAGCGACGGCGTGGGTGAGCGCCGCCAGCTTGGAGCTCGCGCCGGCGCGCACGTTCACCGCCGTACGGGCGATGGCGGCGGTGGCCGGGATCCCGCCGAACGCCGGGGCGGCGAGGTTGGCCAGCCCCTGCCCGAACAGCTCGCGGTCGGGGTCGTGGCGCTGACCGACCGTCATCCCGTCCGCCACGGTGGCGGAGAGCAGGCTCTCCAGCGCGGCCAGCGCCGCGACGGCGAGGGCGGAGGGCAACAGGACCCCGACGGCGCCGAGGTCGAGGAAGCCGAGCGAGGGCGCGGGCAGGCCGGCGGGCAGCGCGCCGATGCGGGCCAGCTCGACCGGGGCCGTCTCGGCGACCAGGGTGGCGGCGGCCACCCCGAGCAGGGAGAACGGCCAGCCGGGACGCCAGCGCGCACCGAGCAGCATCACGGCCGCGACGCCGAGGGCCATCGCCACCGGGACCGGCCGTGGGTCCGCGACGAACCGGGAGACGGCATCGGCTGCCACGGCCCAGACGCGGTCGCCGTGCGCGTCGGTCACCCCGAGCGCCGCCGGCACCTGTTGCAGGGCGATGACCACCGCGATGCCGGCGGTGAAGCCCTCGATCACCGGCACGGGCAGGTAGTGGACGTAGCGGCCGAGGCGGGCGAGTGCCAGGGCGATCAGCACGAGCCCGGCCATCGCCCCGACCATCAGCACCCCGGTGGGGCCGAACTGTTGGACCACCGGCACCAGCACCACGGTCATCGCCCCGGTGGGCCCGGAGACCTGGAGGTGGGAGCCGCCGAAGACGGCCGCTACCGCGCCGGCCACCACCGCCGTCACCAGCCCGGCCTGCGCGCCGAGCCCGGAGGTGACGCCGAAGGCCAGGGCCAGCGGCAGCGCCACCACCGCCACGGTCAGCCCGGCGAGCAGGTCGCGCCGGGGCGCGCGGCGCACCGCCTGCCAGTCGGCGCGCGGCGGCAGCAGCCCGAGGAAGCGGTCGGCCAGCCCGAGCGTCTGGCTCACCGCCGCTCCCCGGAGGATCGCAGCTCGTCCAGCAGCGCGTCCCGGTCGGTGAGGACCGCGCCGAGGATGCGCCGGCCGGCGGCCAGCAGGTCGGCCACGTCGGGGGTGCTGAGCGCGTACATCACCAGGGCGCCGTCGCGGCTGGAGGTGACCATGCCAGCCCGGCGCAGCACCGCGAGCTGCTGGGACAGGTTCGACGCCTCGACGTCGATCGCCGCCAGCAGGTCGCGGACGGGCTTCGGCCCGTCCTGGAGCAGCTCCAGCACCCGGATCCGCACCGGGTGGCCGAGGGTGCGGAACAGCTCCGCCTTCGCCTGGTAGAGCGGTACCGACACGTCAGCCTCCGTCACGCGACCCACATCCGGTTGCCGACTTTAGCACTTGCGAAAACCTTCAACTAGCGTCGGGCGAGGTACGCGCGGCACCCCGGCCGCGCGAACACCTCAGTCGGCGACGACGTCGTTGACGCAGCGCAGGACGGGGCGGGCGGTCAGGGCCGCCGGGTCCAGCGGGGCTCCGGAGATCACCGTGAAGGTGGCCGACTCCCCCGGCAGCAGGGTGACCAGCGCCTCGTCGACCTCGGCCGCCGGATCGAGGCGGTCCGGGAAGATCGTCACGTCGCGCAGGACCGTCCGGGCGGTGACCCGCACCCGCTGCCCGCCGTCGACGGGCTCGACCACCGCGTCGTAGCGGGCCGGCGGCCAGTGCGCGTCCCGATCCTCGGCGAAGAACCAGAGCGCCCGCTCGGCCGGGTCGCCCGCCTCGGCCACCAGCAGCTCGCGGCGGGCCTCCTCCGGCCGCGCCAGCTCCGCCGGCAGCGCCAGCTCGACCTTGCCGTACGCCGGGACGTCCAGCTCCAGCGTCGCCTTCGCCCGTGGCTCGCCGGCCAGGGTCAGCCGGGTCACCGACGCGGTCGCCCGCCAGGGGCCTGGACCGTCGTTCACCGCGACCAGGGCCAGGCCGCCGCCGCGGGGCTGGACGGTCAACAGCCGGTCGGCGTACGCCCGGCGCAGCGCGTACCACAGGGGCTTGCGGCGGCCGTCGCCGTCCACGGCCGACCACGAGGTCACCGGCCAGCAGTCGTTGAGCTGCCAGACGATCGTGCCCGCGCAGACGTCCCGGTGGGAACGGAAGTGCTCGACGGCGAGCCGGATCGCCCGCGCCTGGTTGAGCTGGGTCAGCCAGTGCCAGTCGTCGAAGTCCCCCGGGGCGGGCAGGTGCGCGTCGAGCCCTCGCCGGAGCTTGGCGTCGCCGTCGATCGCCTTCTGGTGGTGCGCCATCCCGGGCGAGTCGGGCGCGAGCGGCTCGTCGGACAGCGCCCGGCGCAGCGTCGCGTACGCGGGCGGGGCCTGGTAGCCGAACTCGGCGACGAAGCGCGGCACGTACTCGCGGTACTTCGTATAGTCGTCGGTGTTCCAGACGTCCCAGATGTGCGTGGTGCCGTGCGCCGGGTCGTTGGGGTGGATCTCCTCGCTGCCGGACCACGGGCTGCCCGGCCAGTACGGCCGCGTCGGGTCCAGCTCGCCGACGATCCGGGGCAGCAGCTCCAGGTAGTAGCCGCGTCCCCAGGTGCGCCCGGCGAGGGGCTCCTGCCAGTCCCAGTCGTGCCAGCCCCAGATGTTCTCGTTGTTGCCGGTCCAGAGCACCAGCGACGGGTGCGGGGCGAGCCGGACCACCTGCTCGGCGGCCTCGGCGGCCACCTCGGCGCGCAGCGGCTCCTCCTCCGGGTAGGCGGCGCAGGCGAAGAGGAAGTCCTGCTGCACGAGCAGGCCCAGCTCGTCGGCGAGGTCGTAGAAGTCGTCCGACTCGTACCGGCCGCCGCCCCAGACGCGCAGCAGGTTGACGTTCGCGTCGGCGGCCTGCCGGAACCGGTGCGCCAGCCGGTCCCGGGTGATCCGGGTGGGGAACGCGTCGTCGGGGATCCAGTTGACGCCCCGCACGAAGACCGGGGTGTCGTTGACGTGCAGGGCGAACGGAGTGCCGTGCGCGTCGGGGGCGGTGTCGAGGCGTACCGAGCGGAAGCCGATCCGGCGCGACCACGTGTCGAGCGGGTGCGCGTCGGCGTCGTGCAGCGTCACCTCCAGCGGGTGCAGCGGCTGCTCGCCGTACCCCCTGGGCCACCACAGCGCCGGGTGCCGGACGGTGAGGGCCAGCACGGCCGTGCGCTCCCCCGGCGGGATCGTCGCCTCGGCCGCCACGCCGGCGACGCTGGCCCGCACGGTGAGCGGCGCGTCCCCGGCCCGCTCGACCTCGACGTGCAGCTCCACCCGGCCGTCGCCGGCCTCGACGGTCACCAGGGGACGTACGACGGCCAGCCGCGCCGTCGACCAGGCGTGCAGCCCGATCTCCTGCCAGATGCCGGCGGTGACCAGGGTCGGCCCCCAGTCCCAGCCGAAGTTGCAGGCCATCTTGCGGATGAACGGGAACGGCTCCGGGTAGGCGTTCGGGCGGTCCCCGAGCCGGTCCCGCTGCGCCTCGGCGTAGCGGTAGGCGGAGTCGAAGCGTACGGCGAGGGTGTTGGACCCGGCGACCAGCCGCGACCGGACGTCGAAGCGGTGACCGCGGTGCATGTTCTCGGTCCGGCCGACCTCGGCGCCGTTGAGGGTGAGCGTGGCGACGGTGTCGAGGCCGGCGCACACCAGGTCGACCCGGTCGTCACCGCCGGGCTCGTGCGCGAAGGTGGTCTCGTAGACCCAGTCGGTCCGGCCGATCCAGGCCAGGGCCGTCTCGTTGTCGTCGAAGTACGGGTCGGGGATCAGGCCGGCGGCGAGCAGATCGGTGTGCACGCAGCCCGGTACGGTGGCCGGCACCGCGCGCCCGGCGACCTCTGCCGGCACCTGCGGCCCCTCCACCGCCCGCAGGGTCCAGCCCTCGTGCAACGCTTGCCGGGTCACGACTTCACCGCACCTTCCATGATTCCGCGGACGATCTGACGGCCGCCGATGAAGAGCATCACCAGCAGCGGGAGGGTGGCGACCAGGGCACCGGCCAGCACCCGCCGGTACAGCACGTAGTTGCCGCTGGCCAGGTCGGACAGCGCGACCATCGAGGTCGGGTAGTCGGTGCCACCGAGGGTGATCAGCGGCCACTGGAACTCGTTCCAGGTGGCGACGAACGTCAGCAGGCCGAGCACCGCCATGGCGGGCCGGACCGCCGGCACCACCACGCTCCAGAAGATCCGCATGGTGCTCGCGCCGTCCATCCGCGCGGCCTCGACCAGCTCGTCGGGCACCGCGTCGAGGATGAACTGCCGCATGTAGAAGACCCCGAACGCGCTGACCAGGCCGGGCACGATCACCGCGAGGAGGGTGCCGTTCCAGCCGCCCTCGCCGGGCATCCGGCCCATCAGGATGTAGAGCGCCACGACGCCGAGCTGGTTGGGCACCGTCATGGTCAGGACGACCATCACCATCAGCGCGTTGCGCCCCCTGAAGCGCAGCTTGGCGAACGCGAAGCCGGCCAGCGAGCAGAAGAACAGCACCGACGCCGTCACCACGGACGAGACGATCACGCTGTTGCCGAGGGACTGGAGGAAGAAGACGTCCTGCATCGAGAAGACCTCGCGCAGGTTGGTGAGCAGCCGGCCGCCGGGGAGCACCTGCGGCGGGATCTTCGCCAGCGCCTCGTCGGTGTTCGTGGCGATCACGAACATCCAGTAGAGCGGGAACGCCGAGAACGCGATCACGACGCTGAGGAACAGGTAGGTCCAGACGGTGCCGGGCATGTGCTGCGGCGCCCGGCCCGTCAGCGCCGCCCGCCGGGAGTTCGAGGCACTCACCTGTGCCACCTTTCGTTCGCGACTGCGGGGCTCGCAAGCTCACTCCTCGCGCTCACCTGTGCCACCTTTCGTTCGCGACTGCGGGGCTCGCAAGCTCACTCCTCGCGCTCACCTGTGCCACCTTTCGTTCGCGACTGCGGGGCTCGCAAGCTCACTCCTCGCGCTCACCGCTTCCCACCGCCCAGGCGGTTGGTGAGCAGGGCGTTGACCGCCGCGACGAGCAGGATGACCAGGAACAGCGCCCAGGACATGGCGGCGGCGTAGCCGAGGTTGAGGTCCCGCCAGCCGACCTTGTAGATGAGCTGCGCGACGGTCTGCCACTGCCCGTCGTCGCCGCCGAGACCCAGCGCCGGGTTGGCGTCGAAGAGCATCGGCTCGGTGAACAGTTGCAGGCCACCGATGGTGGAGAGCACGACCGTGAAGATGACCACCGGCCGGATCATCGGCACGGTGATCCGCCACAGCTGACGCCACGGCCCGGCCCCGTCGACGGCGGCGGCCTCGTAGACGTCGCGCGGGATGGACTGCATGGCGGCCAGGTAGAGCAGCGCGTTGTAGCCGATCCACTTCCAGTTGACCATGGTGGCGATGGCGATCCAGGAAGACCACTTGGCCGACCGCCAGTCGATCGGCTCGGTCTCGCCGATGCCGAGCAGCGACAGCGCCCAGTTGGCGATGCCGGTGTCGCGGGCGAAGACCACCGAGAAGATCAGCGTCGACGCGGTCACCGGGGTGATGTACGGCAGCAGCACCCCGACCCGGAACCAGGTCTGGGCACGCAGCTTGCGGTTCAGCAGCGACGCGACGATCAGGGCCAGCAGCAGCTGCGGCACGGTCGAGAGCAGGAAGATGCCGAAGGTGTTGGACAGCGCGTTGAAGAAGTCGTCGTCGGTGAAGAGGCGGCGGAAGTTCTCCAGCCCGGCCCAGCCGGTGAGGGTCGGGTCGTCGAGCCGCCAGTGGCGCAGGGCGACGACGCCGTTGAAGACGATCGGGAAGAGCCCGAAGACCGCGAAGAGCAGGAAGAACGGGGCGATCAGCAGGTACGGCACGTAGCGCACGTCGAAGCGGTGCAGCCGCGTACGCCAGGGGCCGGGTTCGTGCGGGCGGTCGCGGCGGCTGGCCGTCGCGCCGGGGTCCCGGCCGGGCCGGGGCGTCGCGGGAGCGGCACGGGTGGTGGGCATCGGGGACCTCCAGGAACCGAAGGGGTACGGCCGGCCGGCCGGGGCGGGTCGTGGGGCCACCCGCCCCGGCCGGGCTCGGCGTGCGGTCAGGACTTGGCGGCCTTCTCGGCCTCCTTGACCGCCTCGGTCCACGCCTGGTCGGGCTTGCCCTTCAGGTTTCCGGTGGCCAGCCGGTTGAGGACGTTCTCCACCGCCACCCGGGTGGGGCCGTTGCGCCGGCCGAGGTACTGCGGGGTCAGGTTCTCGGCCGTCTTCGAGAAGATCTGCCCCACCGGGGCGTCGTTGAAGAAGGGGTTCGTGAAGTCGCGGATCGCCGGGTCCTGGTAGAGCGCCGGCTGGGAGGGCAGGTTGCCGACCTTCTTGAAGATCTCGATCTGCTGCTCGGGCTGGATCAGCCACTCGACGAACTTGTACGCCTCGTCGACGTTCTTGCCCTGCTTGGGGATGGTCAGGAAGGAGCCGCCCCAGTTGCCGCCCCCGCCGGGGATGGCGGCCACGTCCCACTTGCCGCTGGTGCCGGGGGCGGTGTTCCTGATGTGCCCCTGCATCCAGGCCGGGCAGGCGAGCACGGCGAAGTCGCCCTTGACGAAGCCGCTGTTCCACTCGGGCGAGAACGCGGTGAGGTTGGCCGAGAGGCCGGCGGCGATGGTGCGGGCCGCGACGTCGAAGGCGACCTTCGGGCCGCCGTCCATCCTCAGCGTCTCGCTCTCGTCGTAGAAGCCGACGGGCTGCTGGCCGAGGACGGGGTTGAAGACGTTGGTGCCGGCGTCGATGAACTTCCTTCCGCTCTTGGCGGTGTACTGCTGGCCGACCTGGACGAACCGGTCCCAGGTGGGCCAGAGCGCGGAGACCTGGTCGCGCCCCGTGGGCAGGCCGGCGGCTTCGAACAGGTCGGTGCGGTAGCACATGGCCAGGCCGCCCACGTCGGTGCCGAGGCCGATCTGGGACTTGCCGTCGGGCGTGAGGGTCTGCTTCCACTTCCACGGCAGGTACTTCTGCTCGTACGCGCCGGCGCCCTTGTCGAGGAGGTTGACGAACTTGTCGGCCTGGCCGCGGAACTGGACGACGAAGCCCTCGTCGACGGCGGCGATGTCCGGCGCGCCGGACCCGGCGACGAGCTTCTTCTGGAGGTCCTCGTGCTGGGCGTTGTACTCGCCGGTGTTCAGGCTGATCCTGACGTTCGGGTTGGCGGCCTCGTACTTCGTCTTGAGCTCGTCGAGCCCGAAGTCGCCCCAGAAATTGATCTTC harbors:
- a CDS encoding carbohydrate ABC transporter permease — translated: MPGTVWTYLFLSVVIAFSAFPLYWMFVIATNTDEALAKIPPQVLPGGRLLTNLREVFSMQDVFFLQSLGNSVIVSSVVTASVLFFCSLAGFAFAKLRFRGRNALMVMVVLTMTVPNQLGVVALYILMGRMPGEGGWNGTLLAVIVPGLVSAFGVFYMRQFILDAVPDELVEAARMDGASTMRIFWSVVVPAVRPAMAVLGLLTFVATWNEFQWPLITLGGTDYPTSMVALSDLASGNYVLYRRVLAGALVATLPLLVMLFIGGRQIVRGIMEGAVKS
- a CDS encoding extracellular solute-binding protein, with the translated sequence MGRSLTHWARATAVGAVSLVLIAACSGNSGGGSEPGGPVTLKINFWGDFGLDELKTKYEAANPNVRISLNTGEYNAQHEDLQKKLVAGSGAPDIAAVDEGFVVQFRGQADKFVNLLDKGAGAYEQKYLPWKWKQTLTPDGKSQIGLGTDVGGLAMCYRTDLFEAAGLPTGRDQVSALWPTWDRFVQVGQQYTAKSGRKFIDAGTNVFNPVLGQQPVGFYDESETLRMDGGPKVAFDVAARTIAAGLSANLTAFSPEWNSGFVKGDFAVLACPAWMQGHIRNTAPGTSGKWDVAAIPGGGGNWGGSFLTIPKQGKNVDEAYKFVEWLIQPEQQIEIFKKVGNLPSQPALYQDPAIRDFTNPFFNDAPVGQIFSKTAENLTPQYLGRRNGPTRVAVENVLNRLATGNLKGKPDQAWTEAVKEAEKAAKS
- a CDS encoding carbohydrate ABC transporter permease encodes the protein MPTTRAAPATPRPGRDPGATASRRDRPHEPGPWRTRLHRFDVRYVPYLLIAPFFLLFAVFGLFPIVFNGVVALRHWRLDDPTLTGWAGLENFRRLFTDDDFFNALSNTFGIFLLSTVPQLLLALIVASLLNRKLRAQTWFRVGVLLPYITPVTASTLIFSVVFARDTGIANWALSLLGIGETEPIDWRSAKWSSWIAIATMVNWKWIGYNALLYLAAMQSIPRDVYEAAAVDGAGPWRQLWRITVPMIRPVVIFTVVLSTIGGLQLFTEPMLFDANPALGLGGDDGQWQTVAQLIYKVGWRDLNLGYAAAMSWALFLVILLVAAVNALLTNRLGGGKR
- a CDS encoding glycoside hydrolase family 2 protein; its protein translation is MTRQALHEGWTLRAVEGPQVPAEVAGRAVPATVPGCVHTDLLAAGLIPDPYFDDNETALAWIGRTDWVYETTFAHEPGGDDRVDLVCAGLDTVATLTLNGAEVGRTENMHRGHRFDVRSRLVAGSNTLAVRFDSAYRYAEAQRDRLGDRPNAYPEPFPFIRKMACNFGWDWGPTLVTAGIWQEIGLHAWSTARLAVVRPLVTVEAGDGRVELHVEVERAGDAPLTVRASVAGVAAEATIPPGERTAVLALTVRHPALWWPRGYGEQPLHPLEVTLHDADAHPLDTWSRRIGFRSVRLDTAPDAHGTPFALHVNDTPVFVRGVNWIPDDAFPTRITRDRLAHRFRQAADANVNLLRVWGGGRYESDDFYDLADELGLLVQQDFLFACAAYPEEEPLRAEVAAEAAEQVVRLAPHPSLVLWTGNNENIWGWHDWDWQEPLAGRTWGRGYYLELLPRIVGELDPTRPYWPGSPWSGSEEIHPNDPAHGTTHIWDVWNTDDYTKYREYVPRFVAEFGYQAPPAYATLRRALSDEPLAPDSPGMAHHQKAIDGDAKLRRGLDAHLPAPGDFDDWHWLTQLNQARAIRLAVEHFRSHRDVCAGTIVWQLNDCWPVTSWSAVDGDGRRKPLWYALRRAYADRLLTVQPRGGGLALVAVNDGPGPWRATASVTRLTLAGEPRAKATLELDVPAYGKVELALPAELARPEEARRELLVAEAGDPAERALWFFAEDRDAHWPPARYDAVVEPVDGGQRVRVTARTVLRDVTIFPDRLDPAAEVDEALVTLLPGESATFTVISGAPLDPAALTARPVLRCVNDVVAD
- a CDS encoding ArsR/SmtB family transcription factor; protein product: MSVPLYQAKAELFRTLGHPVRIRVLELLQDGPKPVRDLLAAIDVEASNLSQQLAVLRRAGMVTSSRDGALVMYALSTPDVADLLAAGRRILGAVLTDRDALLDELRSSGERR
- a CDS encoding SulP family inorganic anion transporter produces the protein MSQTLGLADRFLGLLPPRADWQAVRRAPRRDLLAGLTVAVVALPLALAFGVTSGLGAQAGLVTAVVAGAVAAVFGGSHLQVSGPTGAMTVVLVPVVQQFGPTGVLMVGAMAGLVLIALALARLGRYVHYLPVPVIEGFTAGIAVVIALQQVPAALGVTDAHGDRVWAVAADAVSRFVADPRPVPVAMALGVAAVMLLGARWRPGWPFSLLGVAAATLVAETAPVELARIGALPAGLPAPSLGFLDLGAVGVLLPSALAVAALAALESLLSATVADGMTVGQRHDPDRELFGQGLANLAAPAFGGIPATAAIARTAVNVRAGASSKLAALTHAVALAGIVLAAAPLVGRIPLAALAGVLLATTVRMVEAGSLWALARATRGDALVLVLTFAVTVALDLVTAVAVGVGVAIVIALRAVARTARVEQVPLDPGEHSAEEHALLADHIVAYRLDGPLFFAAAHNFLLRLSDVAEVRVVILRMSRVTTLDATGAQVLGDVIHRLSERGVTVLLSGIDPDHDQVLAALGVADQLRRDGLVFPDTPAAIRHARSEVLAGAGALRSVGL